From the genome of Duffyella gerundensis, one region includes:
- the exoX gene encoding exodeoxyribonuclease X, which yields MTLLRVIDTETCGLQGGIVEVASVDVVDGQIVNPMSDLISPDRPISRQAMAIHRITPAMVRGKPTIEEAIARYHGSSHYVAHNASFDRRMLPAMPGEWICTMTLARQVWPGRKYGNQALRESLQLQVEPPEDLYAHRALYDCYVTAALLIRIMETSGWDAAEMVTRMQPASGSEHLPFGKYRGQRIADIAERDPGYLRWLLDNVADLRRDLRSALIKHLG from the coding sequence ATGACATTGCTACGCGTTATTGATACCGAAACCTGTGGCCTGCAGGGCGGCATTGTCGAAGTCGCCTCAGTTGACGTGGTCGACGGACAGATCGTTAATCCGATGAGCGATTTGATCTCTCCCGACCGGCCAATCAGCCGTCAGGCCATGGCGATTCACCGCATCACGCCCGCCATGGTGCGCGGCAAACCGACCATTGAAGAGGCGATCGCCCGCTATCACGGCAGTAGCCATTACGTGGCGCACAACGCCAGCTTTGATCGCCGCATGCTGCCAGCGATGCCCGGCGAATGGATTTGCACCATGACGCTGGCGCGGCAGGTTTGGCCGGGTCGCAAATATGGCAACCAGGCGCTGCGTGAGAGTTTGCAGTTGCAGGTGGAGCCGCCTGAAGATCTGTATGCGCACCGGGCGCTGTACGATTGCTACGTCACCGCCGCGCTGCTGATTCGCATTATGGAAACCTCCGGCTGGGACGCGGCCGAAATGGTAACCCGCATGCAGCCCGCCAGCGGCAGCGAACACCTGCCGTTCGGCAAGTATCGCGGTCAGCGCATCGCCGACATCGCTGAGCGCGATCCTGGCTATCTGCGCTGGCTGCTCGATAACGTGGCGGATTTGCGCCGCGATCTGCGCAGCGCCCTGATCAAACACCTTGGCTGA
- a CDS encoding prolyl oligopeptidase family serine peptidase produces MTPPVASKKPHALTLHGDTRIDNYFWLRDDQRADPEVLDYLRAENRYGQQIMSSQQALQDQLLEEMIGRIPQQDHSVPYVRNGYRYQSFYEPGNEYAIYRRQPEDRSPDEEWELLLDANQRAAHSDFYTMGGLEVSPDNKVMALAEDFLSRRQYGIRFRNLETGGWYPELLDNVSSSFAWANDAKTIYYVRKDKQTLLPWQVWRHRLGTPQQDDELVYEEQDDTFYVSVHKTTSQHFILIALQSSTTSEIHLVDAEYADAQPQLFIPRRTDHEYTLDHYQHHFYIRSNREGKNFGLYRSERLQESAWQPLIAPREHVVLEDFQLFRDWLVVEERQRGLTSLRQICRKTGESFGIAFDDPAYVTWLGWNPTPETNKLRYGYSSMTTPATLFELDMETGDRLVLKQSQVKGFEASKYKSEHIWITVRDGVEVPVSLVYHREHFQPGANPLLLYGYGSYGSSMDADFSASRLSLLDRGFVFALAHVRGGGEMGQQWYDDGRLMNKLNTFHDFIDVAEALVQKRYGNAQRLYAMGGSAGGLLMGAVINMAPQLFHGVVAQVPFVDVVTTMLDESIPLTTGEYDEWGNPQDAAFYHYIKQYSPYDNVSAQAYPHLLVTTGLHDSQVQYWEPAKWVAKLRELKTDDHLLLLCTDMDSGHGGKSGRFKSYEGVALEYTFLIALMQGTLGAPA; encoded by the coding sequence ATGACTCCACCTGTTGCTTCTAAAAAACCGCATGCCCTTACGCTGCACGGTGACACGCGTATCGACAACTATTTCTGGCTGCGTGACGATCAGCGTGCCGATCCGGAGGTGCTGGACTATTTACGCGCGGAGAACCGCTACGGCCAGCAGATCATGTCCAGCCAGCAGGCGCTGCAGGATCAGCTGCTGGAAGAGATGATTGGTCGCATTCCCCAGCAGGATCACAGCGTGCCCTACGTGCGAAACGGCTATCGCTATCAGAGCTTCTATGAGCCGGGCAACGAATACGCGATTTATCGCCGTCAGCCGGAGGATCGCAGTCCGGATGAAGAGTGGGAGCTGCTGCTGGATGCTAACCAGCGCGCCGCACACAGCGATTTTTACACCATGGGCGGGCTGGAAGTCAGTCCGGATAACAAGGTAATGGCCCTGGCCGAAGATTTTCTCTCCCGTCGGCAATATGGCATTCGTTTTCGCAATCTTGAGACCGGTGGCTGGTATCCGGAATTACTGGATAACGTCTCTTCCAGCTTTGCCTGGGCAAACGATGCCAAAACCATTTATTACGTGCGCAAGGACAAACAGACGCTGCTACCCTGGCAGGTGTGGCGCCATCGGCTGGGTACGCCGCAGCAGGACGACGAACTGGTTTATGAAGAACAGGATGATACGTTTTACGTCAGCGTGCATAAAACCACTTCCCAGCATTTCATTCTGATTGCCTTGCAAAGCAGCACCACCAGCGAAATTCATCTGGTTGATGCCGAATACGCTGATGCGCAGCCGCAGCTGTTTATTCCCCGTCGTACCGATCACGAATACACCCTCGATCACTATCAGCATCATTTCTATATTCGCTCAAACCGTGAAGGCAAAAACTTTGGTCTTTACCGCAGCGAGCGGCTACAGGAATCTGCATGGCAGCCGCTGATCGCGCCACGCGAACATGTTGTGCTGGAAGATTTTCAGCTGTTCCGTGACTGGCTGGTGGTCGAAGAGCGTCAGCGCGGCCTGACCAGCCTGCGGCAAATTTGCCGTAAAACCGGCGAAAGCTTTGGTATCGCCTTTGACGATCCAGCCTATGTCACCTGGCTGGGCTGGAACCCGACGCCGGAGACCAACAAGCTGCGCTACGGCTACTCGTCAATGACCACGCCCGCCACGCTGTTTGAACTGGATATGGAGACCGGCGATCGACTGGTGTTGAAGCAGTCACAGGTTAAAGGCTTTGAGGCCAGCAAGTATAAAAGCGAGCATATCTGGATCACCGTGCGCGATGGTGTGGAGGTGCCGGTTTCGCTGGTCTATCACCGCGAACACTTTCAGCCTGGCGCTAATCCGCTGCTGCTTTACGGCTACGGTTCTTACGGTTCAAGCATGGACGCCGATTTCAGCGCCAGCCGCCTGAGCCTGCTCGATCGGGGTTTTGTCTTTGCGCTGGCTCACGTGCGCGGCGGCGGCGAAATGGGCCAGCAGTGGTACGACGATGGCCGTCTGATGAACAAGCTCAATACCTTCCACGACTTTATCGATGTTGCAGAAGCGCTGGTGCAGAAGCGTTACGGAAATGCACAGCGGCTCTACGCCATGGGCGGCAGCGCTGGCGGCCTGTTAATGGGCGCGGTAATCAACATGGCGCCGCAGTTGTTTCACGGCGTGGTGGCGCAGGTGCCGTTTGTGGATGTGGTTACCACCATGTTGGATGAGTCGATTCCGCTGACTACCGGCGAATATGATGAATGGGGCAATCCGCAGGATGCCGCGTTCTATCATTACATCAAACAGTACAGCCCTTATGACAACGTCAGCGCGCAGGCCTATCCGCATCTGCTGGTGACCACCGGCCTGCACGATTCGCAGGTGCAATATTGGGAACCGGCTAAATGGGTAGCAAAACTGCGGGAGCTAAAAACTGACGATCATCTGCTGTTGCTGTGTACGGACATGGATTCCGGCCACGGCGGTAAATCGGGACGATTCAAATCGTATGAGGGCGTGGCGCTGGAGTACACCTTCCTGATCGCGCTGATGCAGGGCACACTCGGCGCCCCGGCATAG
- a CDS encoding tellurite resistance TerB family protein, whose amino-acid sequence MNNWLKQLQSVLGNSSSGGKGGIEGLGKMLSPGALGGLAGLLVANGSSRKLLAKYGKNALIIGGGAAAGAVLWNKYKQRVSETHRDDPQFGQSATPVDQRAERLIAALVFAAKSDGHIDSDERKAIERSMQEAGIGAAGEQLIQQAIDRPLDPQWLAQGIKNEEEALELYFLSCAAIDVDHFMERSYLNALGDALKIPQDVRDGIENDIRAEKKQLSA is encoded by the coding sequence ATGAATAACTGGTTAAAACAACTGCAGTCGGTGTTGGGTAACAGCAGCAGCGGTGGAAAAGGCGGAATCGAAGGGCTGGGCAAGATGTTGTCGCCCGGTGCGCTGGGTGGCCTGGCTGGCCTGCTGGTGGCAAACGGTTCGTCGCGTAAGCTGCTGGCAAAGTATGGCAAAAACGCGCTGATCATTGGCGGCGGTGCGGCAGCGGGTGCGGTGTTGTGGAACAAATACAAACAGCGCGTCAGCGAAACCCATCGTGACGATCCGCAGTTTGGGCAGAGCGCCACGCCGGTTGATCAGCGTGCCGAGCGACTGATTGCGGCGCTGGTGTTTGCCGCCAAAAGCGATGGTCACATCGATAGTGACGAGCGTAAAGCGATTGAACGCAGTATGCAGGAAGCGGGTATTGGTGCCGCGGGTGAACAACTGATTCAGCAGGCGATTGATCGCCCGCTTGATCCGCAATGGCTGGCGCAGGGCATTAAAAATGAGGAAGAGGCGCTGGAACTTTACTTCCTCAGCTGCGCGGCTATCGATGTTGATCACTTTATGGAGCGTAGCTACCTCAATGCGCTGGGTGACGCCCTGAAAATTCCGCAGGACGTGCGGGACGGCATTGAAAATGATATCCGGGCGGAGAAAAAACAACTTTCCGCCTGA
- a CDS encoding YebG family protein translates to MAVEIQYVVVRKGAEKMTFASKKEADAYDKMLDLAEAFTGWFESSSLPLDEAQHEGLGLWLAENKDALQHILRTGKQPDAAAQADESESAEKATKGKSTAKIRAVDAA, encoded by the coding sequence ATGGCCGTAGAAATTCAATATGTGGTTGTCAGAAAGGGTGCCGAGAAAATGACTTTTGCCAGCAAAAAAGAGGCTGATGCTTACGACAAAATGCTGGACCTTGCTGAGGCCTTCACCGGATGGTTTGAAAGCAGCAGCCTGCCGCTTGATGAAGCGCAGCACGAAGGGCTGGGATTGTGGTTGGCGGAAAATAAAGATGCGCTGCAGCACATTCTGCGCACCGGCAAGCAGCCGGATGCCGCTGCGCAGGCTGATGAGAGCGAGTCCGCCGAGAAAGCGACCAAAGGCAAAAGCACGGCGAAAATCCGTGCGGTTGATGCCGCGTAA
- the purT gene encoding formate-dependent phosphoribosylglycinamide formyltransferase yields MKNFGTALRPAATRVMLLGSGELGKEVAIECQRLGIEVIAVDRYADAPAMHVAHRSHVINMLDGAALQKLVAEERPDFIVPEIEAIATDMLVELEKNGQHVVPTARAARLTMNREGIRRLAAEELALPTSSYRFADSQADFVQAAEAIGFPCIVKPVMSSSGKGQSFVRDATALDHAWEYAQQGGRAGAGRVIVEGVVKFDFEITLLTISAVDGIHFCAPIGHRQEEGDYRESWQPQQMSELALQRAQQIAERVVKALGGYGLFGVELFVCGDEVIFSEVSPRPHDTGMVTLISQDLSEFALHVRAFLGLPIGGIRQFGPAASAVILPELHSSNVQFSGLADAIGAGLQLRLFGKPDIAGRRRLGVALATGEDCEQAVARAIACASAVRVSG; encoded by the coding sequence ATGAAAAATTTTGGAACGGCTCTGCGTCCGGCGGCCACTCGCGTCATGCTGCTGGGTTCAGGCGAACTCGGTAAGGAAGTGGCAATTGAGTGTCAACGGCTCGGCATTGAGGTGATCGCGGTCGATCGCTACGCCGATGCCCCGGCGATGCACGTAGCGCATCGCAGCCATGTGATTAACATGCTGGACGGCGCGGCGCTGCAAAAGCTGGTTGCCGAAGAACGCCCTGATTTTATCGTGCCGGAAATTGAAGCGATCGCTACCGATATGCTGGTTGAGCTGGAAAAAAATGGACAGCATGTGGTGCCCACCGCCCGTGCCGCACGGCTCACCATGAATCGTGAAGGCATTCGCCGCCTGGCGGCTGAAGAGCTGGCGTTGCCGACGTCGAGCTATCGCTTTGCCGACAGTCAGGCTGATTTTGTTCAGGCGGCAGAGGCGATCGGCTTCCCTTGCATCGTCAAGCCGGTGATGAGCTCATCAGGTAAAGGGCAGAGTTTTGTGCGTGATGCCACGGCGCTTGATCACGCCTGGGAATACGCACAGCAAGGCGGACGTGCTGGTGCGGGCCGCGTTATCGTTGAAGGCGTGGTGAAATTTGACTTTGAAATCACTCTGCTAACCATCAGTGCGGTCGATGGCATCCATTTCTGCGCGCCGATTGGCCATCGTCAGGAAGAAGGCGACTATCGGGAATCCTGGCAGCCGCAGCAGATGAGCGAGCTGGCATTGCAGCGCGCGCAGCAGATTGCCGAACGCGTGGTAAAAGCGCTGGGTGGCTACGGTTTGTTTGGCGTTGAGCTGTTTGTCTGCGGTGATGAAGTGATTTTCAGTGAAGTTTCTCCGCGTCCACACGACACCGGTATGGTGACGCTGATTTCGCAGGATTTATCGGAGTTTGCGCTGCACGTGCGCGCTTTCCTCGGCCTGCCGATAGGCGGCATTCGCCAGTTTGGTCCCGCCGCTTCGGCGGTCATTTTACCCGAACTGCACAGCAGCAACGTACAGTTCAGCGGCCTTGCCGACGCTATCGGTGCCGGTTTACAGCTGCGGCTGTTTGGCAAACCTGACATCGCTGGCAGACGCCGCTTAGGCGTGGCGCTGGCCACCGGTGAGGATTGCGAACAGGCCGTAGCGCGGGCCATTGCCTGCGCCTCCGCGGTCAGGGTCAGCGGCTAA